From the Phoenix dactylifera cultivar Barhee BC4 chromosome 10, palm_55x_up_171113_PBpolish2nd_filt_p, whole genome shotgun sequence genome, one window contains:
- the LOC103711999 gene encoding uncharacterized protein LOC103711999, which translates to MVGTSSSSSSSCASLGSLDDVSVKPAAGGGTIKFLCSYGGKILPRYPDGKLRYVGGHTRVLAVDRSLPFSELQGKLGEMCGWGAVNLRCQLPTEDLDALVSVTSDEDLANLIEEYDLASRDRLLPLKIRAFLFPPPTKTPSPPSTPPMRKSSAAARPPLPADRCLLHQISAPSRLSSRPPPAAAAGNPRFRHHHHHHHHHQGNPRPHRFLVHHGNYWQ; encoded by the exons ATGGTgggcacctcctcctcctcatcctcatcgtGTGCGTCTCTTGGTTCTCTCGACGACGTCTCCGTCAAGCCCGCCGCCGGCGGAGGCACCATCAAGTTCCTTTGCAGCTACGGCGGCAAGATCCTCCCCCGTTACCCTGACGGCAAGCTCCGTTACGTCGGCGGCCACACCCGCGTCCTCGCCGTCGACCgctccctccccttctccg AGCTCCAGGGCAAGCTGGGGGAGATGTGCGGGTGGGGAGCGGTGAATCTGAGGTGCCAGCTGCCGACGGAGGACCTCGACGCCCTGGTCTCCGTGACCTCCGACGAGGACCTCGCCAACCTCATCGAGGAGTACGACCTCGCCAGCCGCGACCGCCTGCTTCCCTTAAAGATCCGAGCTTTCCTCTTTCCTCCTCCGACCAAGACTCCCTCCCCTCCGTCCACTCCGCCCATGAGGaaatcctccgccgccgcccggCCGCCGCTCCCGGCCGACCGCTGCCTCCTCCACCAGATCTCCGCGCCCTCCAGGCTCTCCAGCCGCCCGCCCCCCGCCGCCGCGGCCGGCAATCCCCGCTTCcgtcaccaccaccaccaccaccaccaccatcaggGGAACCCGAGGCCGCACCGGTTCCTCGTTCACCACGGGAACTACTGGCAATAA